A single Anopheles arabiensis isolate DONGOLA chromosome 2, AaraD3, whole genome shotgun sequence DNA region contains:
- the LOC120897096 gene encoding histidine--tRNA ligase, cytoplasmic-like yields the protein MMQFQAARSKFSLFRVHQTVSSLFRLNFYQVKPEKRVIKVSNTFENMTGRCQNEPPSTGNRNLPLKTPKGTRDYGPGAMALRQRLLDQVVRVFRKHGAVPLDTPVFERKELLAGRYGEEAKLIYELQEQGGEPLALRYDLTVPFARYVALHNLSSMKRYQLAKVYRRDNPQPARGRLREFYQCDFDIAGAYDPMLPDAECVKVVCEVLHQLDIRAFVVKINHRKLLDALLQVCGVSAEMFRTICSSIDKLDKMPWDAVREELILQKGLQVETVEQIGMYVTLHGGLELVDRLADDAKLNCLPGAKEALDELRLLFQYCALFQVADRLSVDLSLARGLDYYTGVIYEAVLVGGDNDDEGTQAALVGSVAGGGRYDNLVGTFNPHRKQLVPCVGVSIGMERLFCIMEARSREEPRTNDTQVYVASVHKGLHLKRLEILNRLWAADISAEHSYKTNPKLLDQLQHCEQYRIPYAVIIGDGELARGVVKLRNVATRQEEAVELEMLIEKVSSQLLNGP from the coding sequence ATGATGCAATTCCAAGCAGCTAGAAGTAAGTTTAGCTTATTTCGTGTGCATCAGACCGTCAGCAGCCTGTTTCGTTTAAACTTTTACCAAGTGAAACCTGAAAAGCGTGTGATTAAAGTGAGCAACACCTTCGAAAACATGACCGGGCGCTGCCAAAACGAACCACCGTCCACCGGCAATCGGAATCTACCGCTGAAAACACCGAAAGGTACGCGAGACTACGGACCCGGAGCGATGGCACTGCGGCAACGCTTGCTCGACCAGGTGGTACGGGTGTTCCGGAAGCACGGTGCCGTACCGCTCGACACGCCCGTCTTCGAACGGAAGGAGCTGCTGGCAGGACGATACGGGGAAGAGGCCAAGCTAATCTACGAGCTGCAGGAGCAGGGCGGTGAACCGTTAGCCCTGCGGTACGATCTAACCGTCCCGTTCGCGCGGTACGTCGCGCTGCACAATCTCTCCTCCATGAAACGGTACCAGCTCGCCAAAGTGTACCGTCGGGACAATCCGCAACCGGCGCGCGGTCGCTTGCGGGAGTTCTACCAGTGTGACTTTGACATTGCCGGTGCGTACGATCCGATGCTACCGGACGCGGAGTGTGTTAAGGTCGTGTGCGAGGTACTGCACCAGCTGGATATTAGAGCGTTTGTGGTGAAGATAAACCATCGGAAGCTATTGGACGCGCTGCTGCAGGTGTGTGGAGTATCAGCGGAAATGTTCCGTACGATTTGCTCCTCCATCGACAAACTGGACAAGATGCCGTGGGATGCGGTGCGAGAGGAGTTGATCCTGCAGAAGGGCTTGCAGGTGGAGACAGTGGAGCAGATCGGAATGTACGTTACACTGCACGGAGGGCTCGAGTTGGTTGACCGATTAGCCGACGATGCAAAGCTGAACTGCCTTCCCGGGGCGAAGGAAGCGTTGGACGAGTTGCGACTGTTGTTCCAGTACTGCGCGCTTTTCCAGGTGGCGGACAGGCTCTCCGTCGATCTTAGTCTGGCCCGTGGACTCGACTACTATACGGGCGTTATATACGAAGCCGTACTGGTTGGtggcgacaacgacgacgaaggCACCCAAGCAGCGTTAGTTGGTTCCGTTGCCGGGGGTGGCCGGTATGACAATTTAGTGGGCACGTTTAATCCACACCGGAAACAGCTGGTGCCGTGCGTCGGAGTATCGATCGGGATGGAACGGTTGTTCTGCATCATGGAGGCAAGGTCCAGGGAGGAACCTCGCACCAACGATACGCAGGTGTACGTGGCGTCTGTCCACAAAGGATTGCATCTGAAGCGGCTGGAGATACTCAACCGGCTATGGGCGGCAGACATTAGTGCGGAACACTCCTACAAGACAAACCCCAAGCTGCTGGATCAGCTGCAGCACTGTGAACAGTATCGAATCCCGTATGCCGTCATCATTGGGGATGGTGAGCTGGCACGTGGTGTAGTGAAGCTGCGAAACGTTGCCACTCGCCAAGAGGAAGCAGTAGAGCTGGAAATGCTCATCGAGAAGGTTTCCAGTCAGCTTTTGAACGGTCCATAA
- the LOC120896570 gene encoding protein asunder, translated as MNEINHKTVFVLDHTPYFGISCESPIDCDFIKSKVAVPPISKSLWTCAVEASVEYCRIAYDLFPVGKLIRFVVSDTAAHIVNTWNTNTQSLTHILNAMSMVGVPPRQTQASDYSVIHGLRAAIEALAEPTEFQKEQLAVHAKSDCFKLVNRGRVICITSARDDASMKSLEDIFRTVLVQQNAISAGHKEYINIDQCHLVIINLYPANMESMVSNRALIEISPILLSEIHSNKANTISNKLTHLILPHFDLASTTVTGIPMKEEQNASSSANYDVEIFHGRTAHSVFLGTELVLPHSLKDGSDYETVTLKWCTPRSCGSSEMQPCLAQCRVTPVDVTSRPSSCLINFLLSGRSVLLEMPKKSGGKITSHLLSAHGGEIFIHSLNTARSCLEDPPSISEGGGGRVTDYRIKDFGALMQQHRLVPLKPLPERQPDEHLQKMRGRLARNSRYWPLTLGRTVLYNVRHFVEPLLLLTQKPELSEEEKMLCLKSIYNLSQLEERQEVLALPNMGHRLKGNKKEEQYRLLWSELETIVNCNGASPAHKAIVGCIRECRRMYPSADGADPYDKTHGGTAEGGVAAAAAAAAAADAHRASVIRATTDSPMSPPHSMGGSTGAAGASGGATAGGGSSGGTGGGTGADATSSSSGTSVTLAVGSGGVSVGLLGARGTMGSGKKGFGSGGRSLLDVLASTERAISQKRIDFSGRLCTPSGQVAKLYSHVGAKDADGGGGAQGRPADVK; from the coding sequence ATGAACGAAATCAACCACAAAACCGTGTTCGTGCTGGACCACACGCCCTACTTCGGCATATCGTGCGAAAGTCCGATCGACTGTGACTTTATCAAGAGCAAGGTGGCGGTCCCGCCGATCAGCAAGAGCCTGTGGACGTGCGCGGTGGAAGCGTCGGTCGAGTACTGCCGGATCGCGTACGACCTCTTTCCGGTGGGCAAGCTGATCCGGTTCGTCGTGAGCGATACGGCCGCCCACATCGTCAACACGTGGAACACGAACACGCAGAGCCTGACGCACATACTGAACGCGATGTCGATGGTGGGTGTGCCGCCGCGCCAAACGCAAGCGTCCGACTACTCGGTGATACACGGGCTGCGGGCCGCGATCGAGGCGCTGGCCGAGCCGACCGAGTTCCAGAAGGAGCAGCTGGCGGTGCACGCCAAGAGCGACTGCTTCAAGCTGGTCAACCGGGGCCGGGTGATCTGCATCACGTCGGCGCGCGATGACGCGAGCATGAAGAGCCTGGAGGACATCTTCCGCACCgtgctggtgcagcagaacGCCATCTCGGCCGGGCACAAGGAGTACATCAACATCGACCAGTGCCATCTGGTGATTATCAACCTGTACCCGGCCAACATGGAGTCGATGGTGTCGAACCGGGCGCTGATCGAAATCTCGCCCATCCTCCTGTCGGAGATACACTCGAACAAGGCGAACACGATCTCGAACAAGCTGACGCATCTGATCCTTCCCCACTTTGATCTGGCGAGCACCACCGTCACCGGCATACCGATGAAGGAGGAGCAGAACGCCAGCTCCAGCGCCAACTACGACGTGGAGATCTTTCACGGCCGCACCGCCCACTCCGTCTTTCTCGGCACGGAGCTGGTGCTGCCGCACAGCCTGAAGGACGGGTCGGACTACGAGACGGTCACGCTCAAGTGGTGCACGCCGCGCAGCTGCGGCTCGTCCGAGATGCAGCCCTGCCTGGCCCAGTGCCGCGTCACGCCGGTCGATGTGACGTCGCGGCCGAGCTCCTGCCTGATCAACTTCCTGCTGAGCGGCCGGTCGGTGCTGCTGGAGATGCCGAAAAAGTCGGGCGGCAAGATCACCAGCCATCTGCTGTCCGCCCACGGTGGGGAGATCTTCATCCACTCGCTCAACACGGCCCGCAGCTGCCTGGAGGATCCGCCCTCGATATCGGAGGGTGGCGGGGGCCGCGTCACCGACTATCGGATCAAGGATTTCGGCGCGCtgatgcagcagcaccggctgGTGCCGCTGAAACCGCTGCCCGAGCGGCAACCGGACGAGCATCTGCAGAAGATGCGCGGCAGGCTGGCGCGCAACTCGCGCTACTGGCCGCTGACGCTGGGCCGCACCGTGCTGTACAATGTGCGCCACTTTGTCgaaccgctgctgctgctcacccAGAAGCCGGAGCTGAGCGAGGAGGAGAAGATGCTGTGCCTCAAATCGATCTACAACCTGTCGCAGCTGGAGGAGCGGCAGGAGGTGCTCGCCCTGCCGAACATGGGTCACCGGTTGAAGGGCAACAAGAAGGAGGAGCAGTACCGGCTGCTCTGGTCGGAGCTGGAAACGATCGTCAACTGTAACGGCGCGTCACCGGCGCACAAAGCGATCGTGGGCTGCATACGCGAATGCCGCCGGATGTACCCGAGCGCGGACGGTGCCGATCCGTACGACAAGACGCACGGTGGGACGGCGGAGGGTGgagtggcggcggcagcggcggctgcggcggcggcggatgCGCACCGGGCGAGCGTTATTCGCGCGACAACGGATTCGCCAATGTCACCGCCCCATTCGATGGGTGGCTCGAcgggtgcggctggtgcgagTGGTGGCGCAACGGCTGGAGGGGGTAGTAGCGGTGGGACCGGTGGTGGCACTGGTGCAGATGCTACGTCCTCCTCTTCCGGCACCAGCGTGACACTGGCGGTGGGGAGTGGAGGTGTGTCGGTCGGTTTGCTTGGCGCCCGGGGGACGATGGGCAGCGGGAAGAAGGGCTTCGGTTCCGGTGGCCGCTCCCTGCTCGATGTGCTAGCCTCGACCGAGCGGGCCATCAGCCAGAAGCGGATCGATTTCAGCGGCCGGCTGTGCACACCTTCCGGACAGGTGGCGAAGCTTTACTCCCACGTCGGTGCGAAGGATGcggacggcggcggcggtgcacAGGGAAGGCCGGCGGATGTCAAATAA